A single uncultured Acetobacterium sp. DNA region contains:
- the dnaX gene encoding DNA polymerase III subunit gamma/tau, protein MSYLALYRKYRPQTFDEVVGQDSITRILKNQIKYNRVGHAYLFSGIRGTGKTSLAKIFAKAINCPNGIDGNPCNQCDVCLKIDQSGIMDIIEIDGASNRGVDEIREIRERIKYPPTVGKYKVYIIDEVHMLTKEAFNALLKTLEEPPEHAVFILATTEPNKCPVTILSRCQRYEIRPILKALIIEQMKKICNDIQVDMSEDSLDFIASRGENSMRDALSLLDQIIDLKDETGHVSFDDLLAFTGMVNKRSINNLVEKIIAGDSAGVITGLRELVSNGKDSSLLMDQLIEYLRGILITKTTKEMAKEILLCSSEDFLAYQELGRQLTYEQLYSMISQLIDEKNKLKYSSLQGIIVEMALLKLCLGEQAVIPSMGIKTVAQKNEIKKPIPTPIVEQDKIIKENQNTIIHDEPGKNEIEAISINNDFDREERFQPVNEVFEEPFAIYEPKDVPGENSDRKQSLITEQKANTNGNSKHDEMRFFKLLCDEISKTNSGQAMFLKRGEPSLVDDGHLSIFYSMENINFFHFINKPELVKNFETILNQKTGQIITISIKLEEENFAELNMIEKTLRIVNDDTVKIIKSDDDVEK, encoded by the coding sequence ATGTCATATTTAGCACTCTATCGCAAGTATCGCCCCCAAACCTTTGATGAGGTTGTTGGTCAGGATAGTATTACCAGAATTTTAAAGAATCAGATTAAATATAATCGAGTCGGTCATGCCTATCTTTTTTCAGGGATTAGAGGAACAGGAAAAACTTCATTGGCAAAAATATTTGCCAAAGCCATTAATTGCCCAAATGGAATTGATGGTAATCCATGCAATCAGTGTGATGTTTGTCTTAAAATTGACCAATCGGGAATCATGGACATCATCGAAATTGATGGTGCGTCGAATCGCGGGGTTGATGAAATACGTGAAATTCGCGAACGGATAAAGTATCCTCCAACAGTCGGAAAATACAAGGTATATATTATTGATGAAGTTCATATGCTGACCAAGGAAGCATTTAATGCGTTGCTTAAAACACTTGAAGAACCGCCTGAGCATGCAGTGTTTATCCTAGCAACAACAGAACCGAACAAATGTCCGGTGACGATTTTATCTCGTTGCCAACGTTATGAGATTCGTCCGATTCTGAAAGCGTTAATTATTGAGCAAATGAAAAAAATCTGCAACGATATACAGGTTGATATGTCAGAAGATAGCCTTGATTTCATTGCATCCCGAGGTGAAAATTCGATGAGAGACGCCCTTAGTCTCCTGGATCAAATTATCGATCTAAAGGATGAAACTGGACATGTATCTTTTGATGATTTGCTAGCTTTTACAGGCATGGTCAATAAACGGAGTATTAACAATTTAGTTGAAAAAATCATCGCCGGAGACAGTGCGGGCGTTATTACCGGCTTGCGAGAGTTAGTCAGTAATGGAAAAGACAGTAGTTTGTTGATGGATCAGTTAATCGAGTATCTGCGGGGTATCCTCATCACCAAAACAACTAAGGAAATGGCTAAAGAAATCTTGCTTTGTTCATCAGAAGATTTTTTAGCATATCAAGAATTGGGGAGGCAACTTACATATGAACAATTATATTCAATGATCAGCCAGCTAATTGATGAAAAGAATAAATTGAAATATAGTAGCCTCCAGGGGATTATCGTTGAAATGGCTTTGCTTAAACTTTGTCTGGGAGAGCAAGCGGTTATTCCAAGTATGGGAATAAAAACAGTTGCTCAAAAAAATGAAATTAAAAAGCCCATTCCCACTCCCATTGTTGAGCAGGATAAGATCATCAAAGAGAATCAAAATACCATTATTCATGATGAACCTGGGAAAAATGAGATTGAGGCGATTTCAATAAATAATGATTTTGATCGTGAAGAACGATTCCAGCCAGTGAATGAAGTATTTGAGGAACCTTTCGCAATTTATGAACCAAAGGATGTGCCAGGAGAAAATTCAGATAGAAAGCAGTCATTAATAACTGAGCAAAAAGCAAATACAAATGGCAACTCAAAGCATGATGAAATGAGATTTTTCAAACTACTGTGTGACGAAATCAGCAAAACGAACTCAGGACAAGCTATGTTTTTAAAGCGTGGCGAACCGTCTTTAGTGGATGATGGACATCTGTCGATTTTTTATTCGATGGAGAATATTAATTTTTTTCATTTTATTAACAAACCAGAATTAGTAAAGAATTTCGAAACCATCCTGAATCAAAAAACCGGGCAAATCATTACCATCTCAATAAAGCTTGAGGAAGAGAACTTTGCCGAGCTAAACATGATTGAAAAGACCCTGCGAATTGTAAATGATGATACGGTTAAAATTATCAAAAGCGATGATGATGTTGAAAAATAG